A single region of the Anaerostipes rhamnosivorans genome encodes:
- the xth gene encoding exodeoxyribonuclease III: MIQLVSWNVNGLRACVKKGFLDVMEQLDADIFCIQETKLQEGQIDLELDDYYQYWNYAEKKGYSGTAVFTKIKPMSVRNGIGVDEFDHEGRVITLEFEDYFLVTCYTPNSQSELARLSYRMDWEDNFREYLLKLEEEKPVVLCGDLNVAHTEIDLKNPKTNRKNAGFTDEEREKFTKLLESGFIDTFRYFYPDITEAYSWWSYRFKAREKNAGWRIDYFCVSEELEERLAEAVIHTDIFGSDHCPVGLFLE; the protein is encoded by the coding sequence ATGATTCAGTTGGTATCATGGAATGTAAACGGGCTCAGAGCCTGTGTTAAAAAAGGGTTTTTAGATGTGATGGAGCAGCTGGATGCAGATATTTTCTGTATTCAGGAGACAAAGCTCCAGGAGGGACAGATTGATCTGGAGCTTGACGACTATTATCAATATTGGAACTATGCTGAGAAAAAGGGTTACTCCGGAACAGCGGTCTTTACAAAGATAAAGCCTATGTCTGTGAGAAACGGTATCGGAGTGGATGAATTTGACCATGAGGGACGAGTCATTACATTGGAGTTTGAAGATTATTTCCTGGTGACCTGCTATACTCCGAATTCCCAGAGTGAGCTTGCAAGGCTGTCCTACCGCATGGACTGGGAAGACAACTTCAGGGAGTATCTGCTGAAACTGGAGGAGGAGAAACCGGTGGTGCTCTGCGGTGACCTGAATGTGGCGCATACAGAGATTGATTTAAAGAATCCAAAAACAAACCGGAAGAACGCGGGCTTTACGGATGAGGAGAGAGAGAAGTTCACCAAGCTTTTGGAGAGCGGATTTATTGATACGTTCCGGTATTTCTATCCGGATATCACGGAGGCTTACAGCTGGTGGTCATACCGTTTCAAAGCAAGAGAAAAGAATGCGGGATGGCGAATTGATTATTTTTGTGTATCCGAGGAGCTTGAGGAGCGACTGGCTGAGGCAGTGATCCACAC